The following DNA comes from Fibrobacter sp..
GGGTGGAGAGCAATAGCGTAAGCGTAGTGCGAAACAGGGGGAGGCTTCCCCCTTTATTTCACGATTTCAATAGCCGTCAGTTCTGAGCCGGTTTCCAGGTGATGCACGCTGAAACGGGCCGCACTGCCGGGGGTGGCGCTCTCGTAAAGTCCGAAGGTGGGAGGGTTTCCGCCCTTGGGGAGGCTGGTGGAGCCGGGGTTCAGGCAATAGACTCCGTCCACGTTGGTTTCGGCGGTGAAAATGTGGGTGTGGCCCGAAAAATAGACGTCGGCTTTGTAGTGGCTGAACAGGTAGGGGTCGTAGAGGTGGCCGTGGCTCAAGAAGAGTTTTAGGCCGCCCTCTTCGATTTCGGCAAAGTCGGCAAGGCAGGGGAATCCGAGCACCATCTGGTCCACTTCGGCATCGCAGTTGCCGCGCACCGCGGTAATTTTCTCCTTGAGCGGGCTCAGGAGTTCGACAACTCCTTGCGGGTCGTGTCCGCCCGGCAGCGGGTTCCGCGGCCCGTGATAAAGAAGGTCGCCCAAAAGGAAAATGCGGTCGCATTTGAGCTTGTCGAGGTAAGAAAGAGCCATCTTGC
Coding sequences within:
- the yfcE gene encoding phosphodiesterase — encoded protein: MRTLVLSDIHGSAFACKMALSYLDKLKCDRIFLLGDLLYHGPRNPLPGGHDPQGVVELLSPLKEKITAVRGNCDAEVDQMVLGFPCLADFAEIEEGGLKLFLSHGHLYDPYLFSHYKADVYFSGHTHIFTAETNVDGVYCLNPGSTSLPKGGNPPTFGLYESATPGSAARFSVHHLETGSELTAIEIVK